One window of Marinobacterium aestuarii genomic DNA carries:
- a CDS encoding AraC family transcriptional regulator gives MLNHVLANSVVRKDVCPEDVSDYVNAHIGQHRLTTLGSGNMRSSLRYANFARLGLSHISYGGKVRVHSPDLEEVYHLQVVTSGSCTWNFDEDRLSLSAGQALMMNPHEKSDLTYSDDCQKLIVKIPESILKSACVDNGRALPRDGLRFQRQVMNLDASIAFMRLVEAVYEEASESGVDMARASGAYADLLATKLLSVFPCNLTQDRSVAGNEGALRLIRGYLQERIRDDVTVEELAGLCNVSVRSLYNIFARDVGITPKLFIKQLKLQNLHADLKQGVNARNVTEIALDYGFSHLGRFSSDYRKLFGELPSETLRRVR, from the coding sequence ATGCTGAATCACGTACTTGCCAACAGCGTCGTGCGCAAGGATGTGTGCCCCGAGGATGTGTCGGATTACGTCAATGCCCATATCGGGCAGCATCGACTGACGACGCTGGGGTCTGGCAATATGCGTTCATCCCTGCGCTATGCCAATTTTGCCCGCCTGGGGCTGTCGCATATATCCTATGGCGGCAAGGTGCGGGTGCATTCGCCGGATCTGGAAGAGGTCTACCATCTGCAGGTGGTCACCAGTGGCAGCTGCACCTGGAATTTCGACGAAGACCGTCTGTCGTTGTCCGCCGGCCAGGCGCTGATGATGAACCCCCATGAAAAAAGCGACCTTACCTATTCCGACGACTGCCAGAAACTGATCGTCAAAATCCCCGAATCCATCCTCAAGTCGGCCTGTGTCGATAACGGCCGGGCCTTGCCCAGGGACGGCCTGCGCTTTCAGCGTCAGGTGATGAACCTGGACGCGTCCATCGCCTTTATGCGTCTGGTGGAGGCGGTCTATGAAGAGGCATCAGAAAGCGGGGTGGATATGGCCCGAGCCTCCGGCGCCTATGCCGATCTGCTGGCCACCAAGCTGTTGTCGGTGTTTCCCTGCAACCTGACGCAGGATCGCAGTGTTGCCGGTAATGAGGGGGCCTTGCGGCTGATTCGGGGCTATCTGCAGGAGCGGATTCGCGATGATGTCACGGTGGAAGAGCTGGCAGGTCTGTGCAATGTGAGTGTGCGCAGCCTTTATAATATCTTCGCCCGGGATGTGGGCATCACGCCCAAACTGTTTATCAAGCAGCTAAAGCTTCAGAACCTGCATGCGGACCTGAAGCAGGGTGTTAACGCCCGCAATGTGACCGAGATCGCACTGGATTATGGCTTCAGCCATCTGGGGCGTTTTTCATCGGATTACCGCAAGCTGTTTGGCGAGTTGCCCTCTGAAACCCTGCGCCGAGTCCGCTAG
- a CDS encoding aspartate/glutamate racemase family protein, whose product MHTTIGILGGMGPLATVDFVKKIIGQTVAIQDQDHLPLLIHSVPQIPDRTACLMQNRESPLAALTKGLHTLVDAGVGCIAIPCNTAHYWHKDLARISPVPILHIARACSNQLAKDGVGTVGLMATDGTLKAGFYAGELSQHGIHLIDTPALLQQRVMEGIYRVKSGALEQGAIMLEDCLQKMLALGVERVILGCTEIPLALDSISSGLSHYGVDATGALARACVDWYQVNSHNQDVAA is encoded by the coding sequence ATGCACACTACGATCGGTATTCTCGGCGGTATGGGCCCCCTGGCCACGGTCGACTTCGTCAAAAAAATCATCGGTCAGACAGTAGCAATACAGGATCAGGATCACCTGCCGCTGCTGATTCACTCGGTTCCACAGATACCGGATCGCACCGCCTGCCTGATGCAGAACCGCGAATCCCCCCTGGCGGCACTGACGAAGGGCCTGCACACCCTGGTCGATGCCGGCGTCGGCTGTATCGCCATTCCCTGCAATACCGCGCACTACTGGCATAAAGATCTGGCCAGAATTAGCCCGGTCCCCATACTGCACATTGCCCGCGCCTGCTCAAACCAGCTGGCGAAAGACGGTGTTGGCACTGTCGGCCTTATGGCAACGGATGGCACCCTGAAAGCGGGTTTCTACGCAGGCGAGCTAAGCCAGCACGGTATTCACCTGATCGACACCCCAGCCCTTTTGCAGCAGCGGGTAATGGAAGGCATTTACCGGGTAAAATCCGGCGCGCTTGAGCAGGGAGCAATAATGCTGGAAGACTGCCTGCAAAAGATGCTGGCACTGGGGGTTGAGCGGGTGATTCTGGGGTGCACCGAAATCCCTCTGGCGCTGGATTCAATCAGTTCGGGCTTGAGCCACTATGGCGTTGATGCCACCGGGGCTCTGGCCCGCGCCTGTGTCGACTGGTATCAGGTTAATAGCCACAATCAGGACGTGGCTGCCTGA
- a CDS encoding LysR substrate-binding domain-containing protein — MNIETKWLEDFLSLAVTQSFSRSAQERHLTQPAFSRRIKALEFALGCQLIDRTSVPVQLTDEGQLFRITARNLVLQLQDSVAHLRSLRKKGTRVIDVAVSHTLSLSFFPAFIQSLQDALEDTRTRQLVANVDDSVQALKNGICDFLLAFEDSTLESEAFRKLELQTEQLVPISRADDEGRPLFDLDALDGKTLPYLAYPSGIYLGRCVDALLAKPPHPVTLRQTFESPLADSLKVMALQGLGVAWVPTFAIADELRQGFLVVCGAPAWQRPLTVCLYRCSRPLSLEAETLWQVLERRYGLSASQNVETEA; from the coding sequence GTGAATATTGAAACCAAATGGCTGGAAGACTTCCTGTCGCTCGCGGTCACCCAGAGCTTTTCCCGCTCGGCGCAGGAGCGCCACCTGACTCAGCCTGCGTTCAGTCGTCGGATCAAGGCGCTGGAGTTCGCCCTGGGCTGTCAGCTTATCGACAGAACCAGCGTGCCGGTACAGCTGACCGACGAAGGTCAGTTGTTTCGTATCACGGCGAGAAACCTGGTGCTCCAGCTGCAGGACAGTGTTGCCCATCTAAGATCACTGCGTAAAAAGGGCACCCGGGTTATCGATGTGGCGGTGTCCCATACGCTGTCGCTGTCATTCTTCCCGGCCTTTATTCAGTCCCTGCAAGATGCGCTTGAAGACACCCGCACGCGCCAGTTGGTGGCCAATGTGGATGACAGCGTTCAGGCGCTGAAAAATGGCATCTGTGATTTTCTGCTGGCGTTTGAAGATTCCACCCTGGAGTCGGAGGCGTTTCGCAAACTCGAGCTGCAAACCGAACAGCTGGTGCCCATCTCTCGGGCTGACGACGAAGGCCGACCCCTGTTTGATCTCGATGCCCTCGACGGGAAAACCCTGCCCTATCTGGCATACCCCTCCGGCATCTATCTTGGGCGCTGTGTGGATGCCTTGCTGGCAAAGCCGCCCCATCCGGTGACATTGCGTCAGACGTTTGAGTCGCCGCTGGCGGACAGTCTCAAGGTGATGGCGTTGCAGGGCCTGGGTGTGGCCTGGGTACCGACCTTTGCCATTGCGGATGAGCTGCGCCAGGGTTTTCTGGTGGTGTGCGGCGCGCCGGCCTGGCAGCGGCCCTTGACGGTATGTCTCTATCGCTGCAGCCGACCCCTGAGCCTGGAAGCCGAAACCCTGTGGCAGGTGCTGGAACGCCGCTATGGTCTCTCCGCAAGTCAGAACGTCGAGACTGAAGCATGA
- a CDS encoding transporter substrate-binding domain-containing protein, translating to MRGRSSRVLTSLAGWVLAMGITLFASSQIYARVLPQGESSRELIIVAGDHNYPPYEFINSDGQPDGYNTDLTRAIAEVMGMDVEIQLGGWAEMRQRLEEGEVDALQGISYSQDRAEGYVFSPPHAIVHQSIFARRGDPEIDDLTQLRGKEVIVQDRGILHDQMLNDDVGATLILADTHADALRLLASGKHDYALVANLPGLYLGRELELSNIVPVGKPFAAQRYGYSVLKGNEELLAQFSEGLAILKNTGRQQAIYDKWFGPLQGGGVPWKKIGQAAGLMSLVLLLVLGAIVIWNRMLTRQVLRRTQELQLQQQKLIQADKMTSLGILVSGVAHEINNPCGLLLLNLSVLQDVYRDCEDILEAHYQEQGDFDLGGLSYARMRDEVPLMLDDMLTGAQRIRRIVDDLRDFARQGPVELSESVDLNEVVATAIRLVDNSIRKATEHFEISYADELPAFRGHGQKIEQVVINLIVNACQALESRDNAIRIETRYDAASKMLRLEVEDQGHGIAPENLARLSDPFFTTKREQGGMGLGLSVSTSIVQEHGGILEYYSAPGAGTRAVLSLPVNQEAKPI from the coding sequence ATGAGGGGCCGCTCAAGCCGTGTGCTGACGAGCCTTGCGGGGTGGGTGCTGGCGATGGGCATCACGCTGTTCGCCAGCTCCCAGATCTATGCCAGGGTCCTACCCCAGGGCGAAAGCTCCCGGGAGCTGATCATAGTTGCGGGGGATCACAACTACCCGCCCTATGAGTTTATAAACAGCGATGGCCAGCCGGATGGCTACAATACCGACCTGACCCGGGCCATCGCTGAAGTTATGGGCATGGATGTCGAGATTCAGCTGGGCGGCTGGGCCGAGATGCGCCAGCGCCTGGAAGAAGGTGAGGTGGACGCGCTTCAGGGCATTTCCTATTCCCAGGATCGTGCCGAAGGTTATGTATTCTCGCCGCCCCATGCCATCGTTCATCAGTCGATCTTCGCCCGCAGGGGCGATCCCGAAATCGATGACCTGACGCAGCTGCGGGGCAAGGAAGTCATAGTGCAGGATCGCGGTATTCTGCACGATCAGATGCTGAACGACGATGTCGGCGCCACGCTTATATTGGCGGATACCCACGCCGATGCGCTGCGCCTTCTGGCCTCCGGCAAGCATGACTATGCCCTGGTGGCGAACCTGCCGGGGCTTTATCTGGGGCGCGAGCTTGAGCTTTCCAACATAGTGCCGGTGGGTAAGCCCTTTGCGGCACAGCGCTACGGTTACAGTGTTCTCAAGGGCAATGAAGAGCTGTTGGCACAGTTCAGTGAAGGCCTGGCGATTCTCAAAAACACCGGCCGTCAGCAGGCCATATACGACAAGTGGTTTGGCCCGCTGCAGGGCGGTGGCGTGCCCTGGAAGAAGATAGGCCAGGCGGCGGGGCTGATGTCCCTGGTACTGCTTTTGGTGCTGGGGGCTATCGTTATCTGGAACCGCATGCTGACCCGCCAGGTGCTGCGCCGGACCCAGGAGCTGCAGCTGCAGCAGCAGAAACTGATACAGGCCGACAAAATGACCTCCCTCGGTATTCTGGTGTCGGGCGTGGCCCACGAGATCAATAACCCCTGCGGCCTGCTGCTGCTCAACCTGTCCGTATTACAGGATGTGTACCGCGATTGCGAAGACATTCTGGAAGCCCATTACCAGGAGCAAGGCGACTTTGACCTGGGCGGGCTTTCCTACGCCCGCATGCGCGACGAGGTACCGTTGATGCTGGATGACATGCTCACCGGCGCCCAGCGTATCCGCCGTATTGTGGATGATCTGCGTGATTTTGCCCGCCAGGGGCCGGTTGAACTGAGTGAGTCGGTCGACCTCAACGAGGTGGTTGCCACGGCCATTCGGCTGGTGGACAACAGTATTCGCAAGGCAACGGAACATTTTGAGATCAGCTATGCCGACGAGCTGCCCGCGTTCAGGGGCCATGGCCAGAAAATAGAGCAGGTGGTGATCAACCTGATCGTGAACGCCTGCCAGGCGCTCGAGTCCCGGGACAATGCCATCAGGATCGAAACCCGCTATGACGCCGCCAGCAAGATGCTGCGTCTTGAGGTGGAGGATCAGGGCCACGGCATAGCGCCGGAAAATCTCGCCCGCCTGAGTGATCCGTTTTTTACCACCAAGCGGGAGCAGGGCGGCATGGGGCTGGGGCTTTCGGTCTCCACCAGTATCGTGCAGGAACATGGCGGGATTCTGGAATACTACTCGGCGCCAGGCGCCGGCACCCGCGCAGTACTGTCACTGCCCGTCAACCAGGAAGCCAAACCGATATGA
- a CDS encoding sigma-54-dependent transcriptional regulator, with product MSQNLYPSFGVLLVDDEAPFLRSLSIALERRGGISHIFRCEDSREALGMIAREPIGLVLLDLTMPHLSGEALLQRIVEEHPDVGVIIISGLNQLETAVSCIRQGAYDYFIKTTEEDRLIEGIRKAIRMQEMRLENQEMRRRFLSDTLERPEVFEGIITRDKGMRSVFQYLEAVSASSQPVLISGESGTGKEAIAHAVHALSGRSGPLVSVNVAGLDDNIFADTLFGHHRGAFTGADKARAGMIEQAGSGTLFLDEIGDLSLASQVKLLRLLQEGEYYPLGSDRPKRMRARVLVATHHNLEQKQRAGAFRKDLYYRLRTHQVELPPLRQRRDDTGLLLEYFLAQAAEELGRNKPTFPRELPVLLHNYAFPGNVRELRALCYDALSQHRGGVLSMEVFRRAVGQGAAVPEPEHEASTRSLFAPDQPLPSLQEVADLLVAEAMQRAQGNQSLASRLLGISQPALSKRLKKSQPE from the coding sequence ATGAGTCAGAATCTGTATCCTTCCTTCGGTGTCCTGCTGGTCGATGATGAAGCGCCTTTTCTGCGCAGTCTGAGTATCGCGCTGGAGCGCCGTGGTGGCATCAGCCATATCTTTCGCTGTGAAGACAGCCGCGAGGCGCTGGGCATGATCGCCCGCGAGCCGATCGGGCTGGTGCTGCTGGATCTGACCATGCCGCACCTGTCGGGTGAGGCGCTGTTGCAGCGCATCGTCGAGGAACATCCCGATGTCGGCGTCATTATCATCAGCGGCCTGAATCAGCTGGAAACCGCGGTCAGCTGTATTCGCCAGGGCGCCTACGACTACTTTATCAAGACCACCGAGGAAGACCGGCTGATTGAAGGCATCCGCAAGGCGATACGGATGCAGGAGATGCGGCTGGAAAACCAGGAAATGCGCCGGCGTTTTCTCAGCGATACGCTGGAGCGGCCGGAGGTGTTCGAAGGCATCATTACCCGCGACAAGGGCATGCGCTCGGTGTTTCAGTACCTTGAAGCCGTGTCGGCCAGCAGTCAGCCGGTACTGATCAGCGGCGAAAGCGGTACCGGCAAGGAAGCCATTGCCCATGCGGTGCATGCGCTCAGTGGTCGCAGTGGGCCGCTGGTGAGTGTCAATGTGGCGGGCCTGGATGACAACATCTTTGCCGATACGCTGTTTGGCCATCACCGCGGGGCCTTCACCGGCGCCGACAAGGCGCGGGCGGGCATGATAGAGCAGGCCGGCAGCGGCACCCTGTTTCTGGATGAAATTGGTGATCTCAGCCTGGCGTCACAGGTCAAACTGCTGCGACTGCTGCAGGAGGGCGAATACTATCCGCTGGGCAGTGATCGCCCCAAGCGCATGCGTGCCAGAGTGCTGGTGGCAACCCACCACAACCTGGAGCAGAAACAGCGCGCCGGCGCTTTTCGCAAGGATCTGTATTATCGCCTGCGCACCCATCAGGTCGAGTTGCCACCGCTGCGCCAGCGCCGCGACGATACAGGCCTGCTGCTGGAATATTTTTTGGCCCAGGCCGCCGAAGAGCTGGGTCGCAACAAACCGACCTTTCCGCGGGAGCTGCCGGTACTGCTGCACAATTATGCCTTTCCCGGCAATGTGCGGGAGCTGCGTGCGCTCTGTTACGATGCCCTGAGTCAGCACCGCGGCGGGGTGCTGTCGATGGAGGTATTCAGGCGCGCGGTCGGGCAGGGCGCTGCCGTGCCGGAACCCGAGCATGAGGCCAGCACGCGGTCGCTGTTTGCACCGGATCAGCCCTTGCCCTCGCTGCAGGAAGTTGCCGACCTGCTGGTGGCTGAAGCCATGCAGCGCGCCCAGGGCAATCAGTCCCTGGCCTCACGCCTGCTGGGTATCTCGCAGCCAGCGCTCAGCAAGCGGCTGAAAAAATCCCAGCCGGAGTAA
- a CDS encoding aspartate ammonia-lyase, whose translation MAQHEAAQQLNDRRREKDLLGEAWVPHKAYYGIQTQRAQENFDLSGIKLSLFPQLIKALALVKMACAKTNNQLELLDDTKTDAIMAAGKALLAGQYHDQFIIDMIQGGAGTSTNMNANEVMANIGLESMGHQRGEYAHLHPNNDVNMSQSTNDAYPTAVRLSILLKHSDLVKALASLRDSFAAKGEEFADIIKMGRTQLQDAVPMTLGQEFQSFASTLGEDIKLIDGLSELLKEVNLGGTAIGTGINTDPEYARLAVGHLSQLSGFEFKRATDLVEASSDMGAFVLFSGMLKRLAVKLSKIANDLRMLSMGPRCGLNEINLPAQQPGSSIMPGKINPVIPEAVNQVAYQVIGNDIAITMAAEAGQLQLNAMEPLIAYNVLESIRMLTQAMDMFRNRCVRGITANRDRCQELVDMSIGVITAVVPYIGYENSTRIAKNALETGRGVLELIREEALMSEEELNEVLKPANMIRPQRRRLAANAAKIA comes from the coding sequence ATGGCCCAGCATGAAGCGGCGCAACAGTTGAACGATCGGCGGCGGGAAAAGGATCTGCTTGGTGAAGCCTGGGTCCCACACAAGGCCTACTATGGCATTCAGACTCAGCGTGCCCAGGAAAACTTCGATCTCAGCGGCATCAAGCTCAGTCTTTTCCCGCAGCTGATCAAGGCGCTGGCGCTGGTGAAGATGGCCTGTGCCAAAACCAACAACCAGCTTGAGTTGCTGGACGACACCAAGACCGATGCCATCATGGCTGCGGGCAAGGCGCTGCTGGCCGGCCAGTACCACGATCAGTTCATCATCGACATGATTCAGGGTGGCGCCGGCACCTCGACCAACATGAACGCCAACGAAGTCATGGCCAACATTGGTCTTGAGTCCATGGGACATCAGCGTGGTGAATACGCCCACCTGCACCCCAACAACGATGTCAACATGTCCCAGTCCACCAACGATGCCTATCCCACGGCAGTGCGTCTGTCCATCCTGTTGAAACACAGCGATCTGGTAAAAGCCCTGGCCTCCCTGCGGGACAGTTTCGCCGCCAAGGGTGAAGAGTTTGCCGACATCATCAAGATGGGCCGTACCCAGCTGCAGGACGCGGTCCCAATGACTTTGGGCCAGGAATTCCAGTCTTTTGCCAGCACCCTGGGCGAAGATATCAAGCTTATCGATGGCCTGTCCGAGTTGCTCAAGGAAGTGAACCTGGGCGGTACCGCCATCGGCACCGGTATCAATACCGACCCTGAATACGCCCGTCTGGCGGTGGGTCACCTGTCCCAGCTCAGCGGCTTTGAATTCAAGCGTGCCACTGACCTGGTGGAAGCCAGCTCCGACATGGGCGCCTTCGTGCTCTTCTCCGGCATGCTCAAGCGCCTGGCCGTCAAGCTCTCCAAGATCGCCAACGACCTGCGCATGCTCAGCATGGGGCCGCGCTGTGGCCTGAACGAAATCAACCTGCCGGCACAGCAGCCCGGCAGCTCCATCATGCCTGGCAAGATCAACCCGGTGATCCCGGAAGCGGTCAACCAGGTCGCCTATCAGGTGATCGGCAACGATATCGCCATCACCATGGCGGCCGAGGCCGGTCAGCTGCAGCTCAATGCCATGGAGCCGCTGATCGCCTACAACGTGCTGGAATCGATCCGCATGCTGACCCAGGCCATGGACATGTTCCGTAACCGCTGCGTGCGCGGCATTACCGCCAACCGCGACCGTTGCCAGGAGCTGGTCGACATGAGCATCGGTGTTATCACCGCCGTGGTGCCCTACATCGGTTACGAGAATTCCACCCGTATCGCCAAGAACGCGCTTGAGACGGGTCGCGGCGTACTGGAACTGATCCGCGAAGAAGCGCTGATGAGCGAAGAAGAGCTCAACGAAGTGCTCAAACCCGCCAACATGATTCGCCCGCAGCGTCGCCGTCTGGCTGCTAACGCGGCCAAGATTGCTTAA
- a CDS encoding dicarboxylate/amino acid:cation symporter: protein MQQATIEASRQGFWGSLALWKKILIGMALGMITGVFLGPDAEILKPIGTLFINAIKMLIVPLVFCSLVVGVTSMQDTRKLGRIGLKSLLLYMGTTAVAISIGLGLGALFAPGEGINMVASSTADAAKEAPTLVQTLLAMIPTNPVSALAAGNILQIIVFALGLGIALNLSGEKAKPAVELFESLAEGMYKLTELVMKLAPYGVFGLMAWVAGKYGLEILLPLVKVIAVVYIGSVIHVVVFYSGMISLVGRLNPLRYLKGLVNPAAVAFTTTSSSGTLPATIKAAREEMGVSKGISSFVLPLGATINMDGTALYQGVCALFIAQAFGIDLAFSDYLLIIMTSTLASIGTAGVPGAGLIMLSLVLTTVGLPMEGLAIIAGIDRILDMARTTVNVCGDMMVSVLVGKSENELDETIYNRESTAAVAERA, encoded by the coding sequence ATGCAACAGGCAACCATTGAAGCGAGCCGTCAGGGCTTTTGGGGCTCACTGGCACTGTGGAAGAAGATCCTTATCGGTATGGCGCTGGGGATGATCACGGGTGTGTTTCTGGGCCCCGATGCCGAGATTCTGAAACCCATTGGCACCCTGTTTATCAACGCCATCAAGATGCTGATCGTCCCCCTGGTGTTCTGTTCTCTGGTGGTGGGTGTTACTTCCATGCAGGATACCCGCAAGCTCGGGCGTATCGGCCTGAAGTCGCTGCTGCTCTATATGGGCACCACGGCGGTGGCCATCAGTATCGGCCTGGGCCTGGGGGCGCTCTTTGCACCCGGTGAAGGCATCAACATGGTTGCCTCCAGCACGGCCGATGCCGCCAAGGAAGCACCGACCCTGGTGCAGACCCTGCTTGCCATGATTCCAACCAATCCGGTGAGTGCGCTGGCCGCGGGCAATATTCTGCAAATCATCGTTTTCGCTCTGGGCCTGGGCATAGCGCTCAATCTCAGCGGTGAAAAGGCGAAACCTGCAGTAGAGCTGTTTGAAAGCCTGGCCGAGGGCATGTACAAACTGACCGAACTGGTGATGAAGCTCGCGCCCTACGGTGTCTTTGGACTTATGGCCTGGGTAGCGGGCAAGTACGGTCTTGAGATCCTGCTGCCGCTGGTCAAGGTGATCGCCGTGGTGTATATCGGCTCCGTCATCCATGTTGTGGTGTTCTACTCCGGCATGATCAGCCTGGTGGGCCGCCTCAATCCGCTGCGCTACCTCAAAGGCCTGGTGAACCCGGCGGCGGTGGCGTTTACCACCACCAGCAGCTCAGGGACCCTGCCTGCCACCATCAAGGCCGCGCGTGAGGAAATGGGTGTCTCCAAGGGAATTTCCAGCTTCGTGCTGCCGCTGGGCGCCACCATCAACATGGATGGCACGGCGCTCTATCAGGGTGTCTGTGCGCTCTTTATCGCCCAGGCCTTTGGTATTGACCTGGCGTTCTCGGATTACCTGTTGATCATCATGACCTCGACCCTGGCGTCTATAGGTACGGCGGGTGTGCCGGGTGCAGGCCTGATCATGCTGTCACTGGTGCTGACCACCGTGGGTCTGCCGATGGAAGGTCTGGCGATCATTGCCGGTATCGACCGTATCCTGGATATGGCACGCACCACGGTGAACGTCTGCGGTGACATGATGGTGTCGGTGCTGGTGGGCAAGAGCGAAAACGAACTGGATGAAACCATCTACAATCGTGAAAGCACTGCTGCGGTCGCTGAACGCGCCTGA
- a CDS encoding IclR family transcriptional regulator yields the protein MTPAKTTPPSVTESSRQGIGSLEIGLRVLNEIAQSPKPLSLKELSLRLDLSSSRLHKYLISLSRMQYIVQVQNARYTLASASLNLGMAALKRIDPMPITFDAAARLHLATDRTVSVAIWNGTMPLIVNWLDSSQVLAVNVRLGTELSPFFSAAGRLFLAYLPEERQRQIIDDFYQAPSALPRFRGKQLNKDEFSALIRSTRENRLACFYGDFLPDINVISSPVFNLGGQIQAVISLMGMASDTDVQPGQRYERLLSATTRGTTKLICGTAV from the coding sequence ATGACACCAGCCAAAACAACACCTCCGTCCGTGACGGAAAGCAGCCGCCAGGGCATTGGCTCGCTGGAGATAGGGCTGCGGGTACTGAACGAAATTGCCCAGTCGCCCAAACCCCTGAGCCTGAAGGAGCTATCCCTGCGGCTCGACCTGTCCTCCAGTCGGCTGCACAAGTACCTCATCAGCCTCAGCCGCATGCAGTACATAGTGCAGGTGCAGAACGCCCGTTACACCCTGGCGAGTGCGAGCCTCAACCTTGGCATGGCGGCACTGAAACGCATCGACCCCATGCCCATTACCTTTGATGCCGCCGCACGGCTGCACCTGGCCACCGACAGAACCGTATCGGTAGCGATCTGGAACGGCACTATGCCGCTGATCGTCAACTGGCTGGACTCCAGCCAGGTACTGGCCGTCAATGTGCGCCTGGGCACTGAGCTGTCGCCGTTTTTCTCCGCCGCCGGCAGGCTCTTTCTGGCCTACCTGCCCGAAGAGCGCCAGCGCCAGATTATCGATGACTTCTACCAGGCCCCCAGCGCCCTGCCCCGTTTCAGGGGCAAGCAGCTGAACAAGGATGAGTTTAGCGCCCTGATCCGCAGCACGCGGGAAAACAGGTTGGCCTGTTTCTACGGTGACTTTCTGCCGGATATCAACGTTATCAGCAGTCCGGTCTTTAACCTCGGCGGCCAGATACAGGCCGTGATCAGCCTGATGGGCATGGCCAGCGACACCGATGTGCAACCCGGGCAACGCTATGAGCGCCTGCTGAGCGCCACCACCCGCGGCACTACCAAACTGATTTGCGGTACGGCGGTTTGA
- a CDS encoding ABC transporter ATP-binding protein translates to MSNLLEVRSLHTLYGDSHVLHGVSFDIKKGQAVSLMGRNGMGKTTTLKSILGVLTPRSGQVRFQDQDLDGLPTWQRMRRDIAYVPEGRGMFHNLSVKEHLLMAARPNQRREVLWDYDRVLATFPRLQERLGNLGTQLSGGEQQMLAIGRALMTNPDLLILDEATEGLAPLIRKEIWDVIRTIKASGVSTLIVDKNIQVLEKICDHHIVLVKGRVMFEGDSQQLLTQRDEVESHLGV, encoded by the coding sequence ATGAGTAATCTATTGGAAGTACGCAGTCTGCATACCCTCTACGGCGACAGTCACGTACTGCACGGTGTGTCCTTTGACATTAAAAAGGGTCAGGCGGTCAGCTTGATGGGCCGTAACGGTATGGGCAAGACCACTACGCTCAAGTCCATTCTGGGCGTGCTGACGCCGCGCAGCGGTCAGGTACGTTTTCAGGATCAGGATCTCGACGGGCTGCCAACCTGGCAGCGCATGCGCCGCGATATCGCCTACGTGCCCGAAGGTCGGGGCATGTTCCATAATCTCAGCGTGAAGGAACACCTGCTGATGGCGGCAAGGCCCAATCAGCGCCGCGAAGTGCTGTGGGATTACGACCGGGTGCTCGCGACCTTCCCGCGCCTGCAGGAGCGCCTGGGCAACCTGGGCACCCAGCTGTCCGGTGGCGAACAGCAGATGCTGGCCATAGGCCGCGCCCTGATGACCAACCCGGATCTGCTGATTCTGGATGAAGCCACCGAAGGCCTGGCGCCGCTTATTCGCAAGGAGATCTGGGACGTGATACGCACCATCAAGGCCAGCGGCGTCTCCACCCTGATTGTCGACAAGAACATCCAGGTACTGGAGAAAATCTGTGACCATCATATAGTGCTGGTCAAGGGTCGGGTGATGTTCGAGGGCGACAGCCAGCAACTGCTGACACAGCGGGACGAGGTAGAGTCGCACCTGGGGGTGTGA